A DNA window from Sphingomonas profundi contains the following coding sequences:
- a CDS encoding Ppx/GppA phosphatase family protein has translation MAHQPEAAAPPAGPLPGGSASAPHPRPPARRTYAALDLGTNNCRLLVARPVDDGFVVVDAFSRIVRLGEGLGATGRLGEAAMDRAVSALSVCADKLRRRHVSLVRSVATEACRRAANGRAFVERVHRETGIQLEIISAEQEARLAVIGCHALLEPGDGPALIFDIGGGSTELVLIDPGAGEPRIIDWFSAPWGVVSLTESETHEVADEDARLAAYARMRGRVADAFAGFASALRARGAEPRRLLGTSGTVTTLASLHLELPSYDRRAIDGLVVPAAAMRGISTRLSAMSLAERATLACIGQERADLVVAGCAILEAILDLWPADRLGVADRGIREGILRSLMARDHGGGRRP, from the coding sequence ATGGCGCACCAGCCCGAAGCGGCCGCGCCGCCCGCCGGCCCGCTGCCGGGCGGATCGGCATCGGCCCCCCACCCCCGCCCGCCCGCGCGCCGCACCTATGCGGCGCTCGATCTCGGCACCAACAATTGCCGCCTGCTCGTCGCCCGGCCCGTCGACGACGGCTTTGTCGTTGTCGACGCCTTCTCCCGCATCGTCCGGCTGGGCGAGGGGCTGGGCGCGACCGGCCGGCTGGGCGAGGCGGCGATGGATCGCGCCGTCTCCGCCCTCTCGGTCTGCGCCGACAAGCTGCGCCGCCGCCACGTCAGCCTCGTCCGCTCGGTCGCGACGGAGGCGTGCCGCCGCGCCGCCAACGGCCGCGCCTTCGTCGAACGGGTGCATCGCGAGACCGGAATCCAGCTGGAGATCATCTCGGCCGAGCAGGAGGCGCGGCTCGCCGTCATCGGCTGCCACGCTCTGCTGGAGCCGGGCGACGGGCCGGCGCTGATCTTCGACATCGGCGGCGGCTCCACCGAGCTGGTGCTGATCGATCCCGGCGCCGGCGAGCCGCGCATCATCGACTGGTTCAGCGCCCCCTGGGGCGTCGTCTCGCTCACCGAGAGCGAGACGCACGAGGTGGCGGACGAGGACGCACGGCTGGCGGCCTATGCGCGGATGCGCGGCCGCGTGGCCGATGCCTTCGCCGGCTTCGCGAGCGCGCTGCGGGCGCGCGGGGCGGAGCCGCGGCGGCTGCTGGGCACCAGCGGCACCGTCACCACCCTCGCCAGCCTGCACCTGGAGCTGCCGAGCTACGATCGCCGCGCGATCGACGGCCTCGTCGTGCCGGCGGCGGCGATGCGCGGCATCAGCACGCGCCTGTCCGCCATGTCGCTGGCGGAGCGCGCGACGCTCGCCTGCATCGGCCAGGAGCGCGCCGACCTGGTCGTCGCCGGCTGCGCCATCCTGGAAGCTATCCTCGATCTGTGGCCGGCCGACCGCCTCGGCGTCGCCGATCGCGGCATCCGCGAGGGCATCCTCCGCTCGCTGATGGCGCGGGACCATGGCGGCGGGCGCCGGCCATGA
- a CDS encoding ArnT family glycosyltransferase: MTNQPTTTQSMTTQPARRAEPMPAAERTLWPVLLALLGAVALAIGWVGFIASDDSLYFAGAMRWLTDGPSPGLDHWSTRFPLILSFAAALRLLGEGFAAFAATAVAWHVALVALAGALAARIGGARAGWIAAILIATMPVIVSHASTVSCDLAEACFLLAGAWLLCAEGGGRDALTRALAGGLCFGLAILCRETALLALVAFGPLFLLGRPIDRRLLLAAGIGIALVLGLEMLFQQAMTGDPLHRYALAFNHDDHIDRAANLEGNVLLHPAIDPLLVLLVNDDFALLFWLAAAALGCGALRGLPAEGRRRLAVLGAMALANFLIVAVLYHKLVLNPRYFTLPAIVAAFVLAVWLARLPRLPRAALLALTVATNLLMLSVGNAHPRWALEATVAAGAANRHAIVRADPDVVARAYLPLRFGGIANVRPAPATPGDLLVTEQPPVDPTFPVARYPAPPTRLGALVEALGMQSLVPSPIARRLLHPSPDAFLVRVPPGPRAPA; the protein is encoded by the coding sequence ATGACGAACCAGCCGACGACGACGCAGTCGATGACCACGCAGCCGGCGCGCCGAGCCGAACCCATGCCCGCCGCCGAACGCACGCTCTGGCCCGTGCTGCTGGCGCTGCTGGGCGCGGTGGCGCTGGCGATCGGCTGGGTCGGCTTCATCGCCTCGGACGATTCGCTCTACTTCGCCGGCGCGATGCGCTGGCTGACGGACGGGCCGTCGCCCGGGCTCGATCACTGGTCCACCCGCTTCCCACTGATCCTCTCCTTCGCCGCCGCCCTGCGCCTGCTGGGCGAGGGGTTCGCGGCGTTCGCCGCCACGGCGGTGGCGTGGCATGTGGCGCTGGTGGCGCTGGCGGGCGCGCTGGCGGCGCGGATCGGCGGGGCGCGCGCGGGCTGGATCGCGGCCATCCTGATCGCCACGATGCCGGTGATCGTCAGCCATGCCTCCACCGTCTCCTGCGATCTGGCGGAGGCGTGCTTCCTGCTCGCCGGCGCGTGGCTGCTGTGCGCCGAAGGCGGCGGCCGCGATGCCCTCACGCGCGCTCTGGCCGGCGGCCTCTGCTTCGGCCTCGCCATCCTGTGCCGGGAGACGGCGCTGCTGGCGCTCGTCGCCTTCGGCCCGCTGTTCCTGCTCGGCCGGCCGATCGATCGCCGCCTGCTGCTGGCGGCCGGCATCGGCATCGCTCTGGTGCTGGGGCTGGAAATGCTGTTCCAGCAGGCGATGACGGGCGATCCGCTGCACCGCTACGCCCTCGCCTTCAATCATGACGACCATATCGATCGCGCCGCCAATCTGGAGGGCAATGTCCTGCTCCACCCTGCGATCGATCCGCTGCTGGTGCTGCTGGTGAACGACGATTTCGCCCTGCTGTTCTGGCTGGCCGCCGCCGCCCTGGGCTGCGGCGCCCTGCGCGGGCTGCCGGCGGAGGGCCGCCGCCGGCTGGCCGTACTCGGCGCGATGGCGCTGGCGAACTTCCTGATCGTGGCGGTGCTCTACCACAAGCTGGTGCTCAATCCGCGCTACTTCACCCTGCCCGCCATCGTCGCCGCCTTCGTACTGGCGGTATGGCTGGCACGGCTGCCCCGCCTGCCGCGCGCGGCGCTGCTGGCGCTGACGGTCGCGACGAACCTGCTGATGCTCAGCGTCGGCAACGCCCACCCGCGCTGGGCGCTGGAGGCGACGGTCGCGGCAGGAGCGGCGAACCGGCACGCGATCGTGCGGGCCGATCCGGACGTCGTCGCCCGCGCCTATCTGCCGCTGCGCTTCGGCGGCATCGCCAACGTGCGCCCCGCCCCCGCCACGCCCGGCGACCTGCTGGTCACGGAGCAGCCGCCGGTCGATCCCACCTTTCCGGTCGCGCGCTACCCCGCGCCGCCCACGCGGCTCGGCGCGCTGGTGGAGGCGCTCGGGATGCAGTCGCTGGTGCCGTCGCCGATCGCCCGCCGCCTGCTCCACCCGAGCCCGGACGCCTTTCTGGTGCGGGTGCCGCCCGGCCCGCGCGCGCCGGCCTGA
- the arfB gene encoding alternative ribosome rescue aminoacyl-tRNA hydrolase ArfB, with product MPPPESHPVPEEALSERFLAATGPGGQNVNKVATAVQIRLDVYALRLAPAVFARLKALAGSRFTDEGVIVLTARTHRTREANRADARERLGELLARAHVAPVRRVKTKPSKAAKARRLEGKGLRGAVKRARGRVDMD from the coding sequence ATGCCGCCGCCTGAGAGCCACCCGGTGCCGGAGGAGGCGCTCTCCGAACGGTTCCTCGCCGCGACCGGACCGGGTGGCCAGAACGTCAACAAGGTGGCGACGGCCGTGCAGATCCGGCTGGACGTCTACGCGCTGCGGCTGGCGCCGGCGGTGTTCGCGCGGCTGAAGGCGCTGGCCGGCAGCCGCTTTACCGACGAGGGAGTGATCGTGCTCACTGCACGGACCCACCGGACGCGCGAAGCCAACCGGGCCGATGCGCGCGAGCGGCTGGGCGAACTGCTCGCCCGGGCGCATGTCGCGCCGGTGCGGCGGGTGAAGACGAAGCCCAGCAAGGCGGCCAAGGCGCGGCGGCTGGAGGGCAAGGGCCTGCGCGGCGCGGTGAAGCGGGCGCGCGGCCGGGTGGACATGGATTGA
- a CDS encoding DsbA family protein, which translates to MAGLIGIVGGAAAMAVATGAVSPAAGDRAAMEQVVRDYILAHPEIIPEAMAKLQQRETGKLVSSSRKEIETPFAGAWAGAPNGDVTLVEFFDYACGYCRKSVPDIDRLLAEDKRLRIVFRELPILGPGSEEAAKASLVAAKQGRFLDFHRRMYAAGRPATATVAKARDASGVKAGGEGAADIAAEIGKNVELARSLNLSGTPSFVVGDQVLNGAVGYDALKKAIAEVRAGTGG; encoded by the coding sequence ATGGCGGGACTGATCGGGATCGTCGGCGGGGCGGCGGCGATGGCGGTGGCGACGGGCGCGGTCTCGCCCGCCGCCGGCGATCGCGCGGCGATGGAGCAGGTGGTGCGCGACTATATCCTCGCTCATCCCGAGATCATCCCGGAGGCGATGGCGAAGCTGCAGCAGCGCGAGACCGGCAAGCTCGTCAGTTCGAGCCGCAAGGAGATCGAGACGCCATTCGCCGGCGCCTGGGCCGGCGCGCCGAACGGCGACGTCACCCTCGTCGAGTTCTTCGATTATGCGTGCGGCTACTGCCGCAAGTCGGTGCCGGACATCGACCGGCTGCTGGCCGAGGACAAGCGGCTGCGCATCGTGTTCCGGGAGCTGCCGATCCTGGGTCCGGGCAGCGAGGAGGCGGCCAAGGCCAGCCTCGTCGCCGCCAAGCAGGGCCGCTTCCTCGATTTCCACCGCCGCATGTATGCGGCCGGGCGGCCGGCCACGGCGACGGTGGCCAAGGCGCGCGACGCGAGCGGGGTGAAGGCGGGCGGCGAGGGTGCCGCCGACATCGCCGCCGAGATCGGCAAGAATGTGGAGCTCGCCCGATCGCTCAATCTCTCCGGCACGCCGAGCTTCGTCGTGGGCGATCAGGTGCTGAACGGCGCGGTGGGCTATGACGCGCTGAAGAAGGCGATCGCCGAGGTGCGCGCCGGCACCGGCGGATAG
- a CDS encoding RlmE family RNA methyltransferase, with the protein MSRGGSGGRQRVKTGRGRTASSTRWLERQLNDPYVRRAKAEGYRSRAAYKLIELDERFGLLRGVTRVIDLGIAPGGWAQVVRRQAPKAAVVGIDLLPVDPIDGVVILQMDFMDEAAPERLATELGGLADLILSDMAANTVGHPQTDHLRTMALVEAGCAFAAEMLRPGGAYVAKVLAGGADNDLVAELKRLFATVKHAKPPASRKDSSEWYVIAQGFKGAPAATNPPA; encoded by the coding sequence ATGAGTAGGGGCGGATCGGGCGGGCGCCAGCGCGTCAAGACCGGGCGCGGCCGCACCGCCTCCTCCACCCGCTGGCTGGAGCGTCAGCTGAACGACCCCTATGTGCGCCGCGCCAAGGCGGAGGGCTATCGCTCCCGCGCGGCGTACAAGCTGATCGAGCTGGACGAGCGGTTCGGCCTGCTGCGCGGCGTCACCCGCGTGATCGATCTCGGCATCGCACCCGGCGGCTGGGCGCAGGTGGTGCGCCGGCAGGCGCCCAAGGCGGCGGTGGTCGGCATCGATCTGCTGCCGGTCGATCCGATCGACGGCGTCGTCATCCTGCAGATGGACTTCATGGACGAGGCCGCACCCGAACGGCTCGCGACGGAACTCGGCGGCCTGGCGGACCTGATCCTGTCGGACATGGCGGCGAACACCGTCGGCCATCCGCAGACCGATCACCTGCGCACGATGGCGCTGGTCGAGGCCGGCTGCGCCTTTGCCGCCGAGATGCTGCGGCCCGGAGGCGCCTACGTCGCCAAGGTGCTGGCCGGGGGCGCCGACAATGACCTGGTGGCCGAGCTGAAGCGCCTGTTCGCCACGGTGAAGCATGCCAAGCCGCCGGCCAGCCGCAAGGATTCGTCGGAATGGTATGTGATCGCGCAAGGGTTCAAGGGCGCCCCGGCGGCGACGAACCCGCCCGCCTGA
- a CDS encoding GAF domain-containing protein, which produces MYEFAIDTHDKAALYRDLLAAADALTAGEPDPVANMANVAALLWQYLPRLNWAGFYRARGGELVLGPFQGKPACIRIAYGSGVCGTAAAARRPLCIEDVHAFPGHIACDADSAAELVVPLLHGSRLVGVIDLDSPVRGRFDEEDIAGCVALAALIAGRVSEG; this is translated from the coding sequence ATGTACGAGTTCGCCATCGACACGCACGACAAGGCCGCGCTCTATCGCGACCTGCTCGCCGCCGCCGACGCGCTGACCGCGGGCGAGCCCGATCCGGTCGCGAACATGGCCAATGTCGCGGCCCTGCTGTGGCAGTATCTGCCACGGCTGAACTGGGCGGGCTTCTACCGTGCGCGCGGCGGCGAGCTGGTGCTCGGGCCGTTCCAGGGCAAGCCCGCCTGCATCCGCATCGCCTATGGCAGCGGCGTGTGCGGCACGGCGGCGGCGGCGCGGCGGCCGCTGTGCATCGAGGATGTCCACGCCTTCCCCGGCCACATCGCGTGCGATGCCGATTCCGCGGCCGAGCTGGTGGTGCCGCTGCTGCACGGATCGCGGCTGGTGGGCGTCATCGATCTCGACAGCCCGGTGCGCGGCCGGTTCGACGAGGAGGACATCGCCGGCTGCGTCGCCCTGGCGGCGCTGATCGCCGGGCGGGTGAGCGAGGGCTGA
- a CDS encoding RluA family pseudouridine synthase has translation MLADRILFIDAEAIVLDKPAGLPVTAVRDGTLSLENHLDSLRMGFQRQPSAVHRLDRDTSGCLLLARNPKAHRRFAAAFEAASVGKTYWAVVSPVPQAASGLIDMPLAKVSTREAGWRIVPDANGKPARTRWERLAVRGTRALVAFMPETGRTHQIRVHAAAGLGAAILGDPVYGAPEFGGGPAMLLHARRLIVPRGARAAIDATAPLPPSFGAAGFGAGIGDAGDAAA, from the coding sequence ATGCTGGCCGACCGGATCCTCTTCATCGATGCCGAGGCGATCGTTCTCGACAAGCCCGCCGGCCTGCCGGTGACGGCGGTGCGCGACGGCACGCTGAGCCTGGAGAATCATCTCGACAGCCTGCGCATGGGCTTTCAGCGGCAGCCGAGCGCGGTGCACCGGCTGGATCGGGACACGTCCGGCTGCCTGCTGCTGGCGCGCAACCCCAAGGCCCATCGCCGCTTCGCCGCCGCGTTCGAGGCGGCGTCGGTCGGCAAGACCTACTGGGCGGTCGTCTCGCCGGTGCCGCAGGCGGCCAGCGGGCTGATCGACATGCCGCTCGCCAAGGTCTCCACGCGCGAAGCCGGCTGGCGGATCGTGCCGGATGCGAACGGCAAGCCGGCGCGCACCCGCTGGGAACGGCTGGCCGTGCGGGGCACGCGGGCGCTGGTGGCGTTCATGCCGGAGACGGGGCGGACGCATCAGATCCGCGTGCATGCCGCCGCCGGCCTGGGGGCCGCGATCCTGGGCGATCCGGTCTATGGCGCGCCGGAGTTCGGGGGCGGGCCGGCGATGCTGCTGCACGCGCGCCGGCTGATCGTGCCGCGCGGGGCCAGGGCGGCGATCGACGCCACGGCGCCGCTGCCGCCGTCCTTCGGCGCCGCCGGCTTCGGCGCCGGCATCGGGGATGCGGGCGATGCCGCCGCCTGA
- a CDS encoding M48 family metalloprotease, translating into MARRLPSLTTFWRAAVALLLAVMLSARPAMAQSVLRDAETEALLADLARPIIAAAGPEVAGTKVVLLQDKEINAFVAGGQVIYVHSGLITAADNANQVQGVIAHELGHITGGHIVRFGEGMKVASGISILSLLLGAAAIAAGGAEAGMGILSAGQQAAMGKFLAFSRTQESSADAAGASFLAKAGISGKGSIAFFQKLRQQEYRLSSSYANTDPYAQTHPMSADRVEVLEAEYKKSPAWNARTDPALEARFQRIKAKLAGYVDDPTTTLRHYPVTDTSVPAHYARAYAWHKSAYPDQALKEADALLAVAPHDPYFLELKGQVLLESGRPKDALVPLREAVSRTNSAPLIASTFGHALIATEDPANFVEAQKVLRTSVQRDEDNPFAWYQLGIVYAHEGDIARASLATAMRYSLQGNPKLALGQAETALRGIPEGTPDYLRAEDIALSSRAEIAGSRKR; encoded by the coding sequence ATGGCGCGCCGGCTCCCTTCCCTCACCACGTTCTGGCGCGCGGCCGTCGCGCTGCTGCTGGCCGTTATGCTCTCGGCACGGCCGGCCATGGCCCAGTCGGTGCTGCGCGATGCCGAGACCGAGGCGCTGCTCGCCGATCTGGCGCGGCCCATCATCGCCGCCGCCGGGCCGGAGGTGGCGGGCACCAAGGTGGTGCTGCTGCAGGACAAGGAGATCAACGCCTTCGTCGCCGGCGGACAGGTGATCTACGTCCATTCGGGCCTGATCACCGCCGCCGACAACGCCAACCAGGTGCAGGGCGTGATCGCGCACGAGCTTGGCCACATCACCGGCGGCCACATCGTCCGCTTCGGCGAGGGCATGAAGGTGGCGAGCGGGATCAGCATCCTCTCGCTGCTGCTGGGCGCCGCCGCCATCGCGGCGGGCGGGGCGGAGGCGGGAATGGGCATCCTCTCGGCCGGGCAGCAGGCGGCGATGGGCAAGTTCCTGGCGTTCAGCCGCACGCAGGAATCGAGCGCGGACGCGGCCGGCGCCAGCTTCCTCGCCAAGGCCGGCATATCCGGCAAGGGATCGATCGCCTTCTTCCAGAAGCTGCGGCAGCAGGAATATCGCCTGTCGTCCAGCTACGCGAACACCGATCCCTATGCGCAGACCCACCCGATGTCGGCCGATCGCGTCGAGGTGCTGGAGGCGGAGTATAAGAAGTCGCCGGCGTGGAACGCGCGGACCGATCCGGCGCTGGAGGCGCGCTTCCAGCGGATCAAGGCAAAGCTGGCCGGCTATGTCGACGACCCGACGACCACGCTGCGCCACTATCCCGTGACCGACACCAGCGTGCCGGCCCATTATGCGCGGGCCTATGCGTGGCACAAGAGCGCCTATCCCGATCAGGCGCTGAAGGAGGCGGACGCGCTGCTGGCGGTGGCGCCGCACGACCCCTATTTCCTGGAGCTGAAGGGGCAGGTGCTGCTCGAATCGGGTCGCCCCAAGGATGCGCTGGTGCCGCTGCGCGAGGCGGTGAGCCGCACCAACTCGGCCCCGCTGATCGCCTCCACCTTCGGCCACGCGCTGATCGCCACCGAGGATCCGGCCAATTTCGTGGAGGCGCAGAAGGTGCTGCGCACGTCCGTCCAGCGCGACGAGGACAATCCGTTCGCCTGGTATCAGCTGGGCATCGTCTACGCGCACGAGGGCGACATCGCCCGGGCCTCGCTGGCGACGGCCATGCGCTACAGCCTGCAGGGCAATCCGAAGCTCGCGCTTGGCCAGGCCGAGACGGCGCTGCGCGGCATACCGGAGGGCACGCCCGATTATCTGCGGGCGGAGGACATCGCCCTGTCGTCGCGCGCCGAGATTGCGGGTAGCAGGAAGCGATGA
- a CDS encoding methyltransferase family protein, translated as MGAGPLAFALWLVFLASWWGAALWTGAARSRATLRLSLGYILAFAAAFTLLFARPPLSGPPLWRDPALLAWPLLAAEIAAFAFAWWARVHLGRLWSGMMTLREGHRVVASGPYALVRHPIYTGFIAAAWALALLRATPAALAGAAVLTIVLLAKAGREEDLLRRELGAADYDAYSARVPMIVPFAPR; from the coding sequence GTGGGCGCCGGCCCGCTCGCCTTTGCGCTGTGGCTCGTCTTCCTCGCAAGCTGGTGGGGTGCCGCTTTGTGGACGGGTGCCGCACGCTCCCGCGCCACGCTGCGGCTGAGCCTGGGCTACATACTGGCCTTCGCCGCCGCCTTCACGCTGCTGTTCGCCCGACCGCCGCTGAGCGGGCCGCCGCTGTGGCGTGATCCGGCGCTGCTGGCGTGGCCGCTGCTGGCGGCGGAGATCGCCGCCTTCGCCTTCGCCTGGTGGGCGCGGGTGCATCTCGGCCGGCTCTGGTCCGGCATGATGACGTTGCGCGAGGGGCATCGCGTGGTGGCGAGCGGCCCCTACGCGCTGGTGCGCCACCCGATCTACACCGGCTTCATCGCGGCCGCCTGGGCGCTGGCGCTGCTGCGGGCGACGCCGGCGGCGCTGGCGGGGGCGGCCGTGCTGACGATCGTGCTGCTGGCCAAGGCCGGCCGCGAGGAGGATCTGCTGCGGCGCGAGCTCGGCGCGGCCGACTACGACGCCTATTCCGCGCGCGTGCCGATGATCGTGCCGTTCGCGCCGCGCTGA
- a CDS encoding Rne/Rng family ribonuclease yields MTTRMLIDARHREETRVAVVKGNRIEEFDFESAERKQLKGNIYLAKVTRVEPSLQAAFVDYGGNRHGFLAFSEIHPDYYQIPKEDRDALLREEAEHAAEEEALRGDDDDDHDHDHDHDHEDDRGDEYEDEGDGAPADAERGDGEEGEAARPRRSSVGGGDDTAVEALRNKRMNLRRRYKIQDVIRRRQVLLVQVVKEERGNKGAALTTYLSLAGRYCVLMPNTSHGGGISRKISNASDRKRLKSIMAELNLPKTMGCIVRTAGLQRSKSEIKRDFDYLARLWDTIRETTLQASAPAEIYGDSDLIKRAIRDIYNRDIDEILVEGADGFYAARSFMKLLMPGHSRKITPYSDVVPLFQRFGVEEQLSAMYQPLVQLKSGGYLVINPTEALVSIDINSGRSTREHNIEQTALMTNLEAAHEIARQLRLRDMAGLVVIDFIDMENNSNNRKVEKAMKEALRNDRARIQVGRISSFGLFEMSRQRIRTGVLEASTRPCPHCDATGLVRTASSAGVSALRMLEDEAARGRGSRLCLRASTEAAFYVLNRKRAELAEIEDRYGVLIEILPDGSIEGARMSVESGGPPPAYPPKLPAPIVVDQDDDEEPIEDEEEETFESENEEEPERAERGDRPERGDREEGDGGGRRRRRRRRRGGRREEGEELAAGDVVPGEGEESEAEAAEDAAAIEEGLIEPVEAEASDDPASEEDGEAKRRRGRRGRRGGRRRAGEEVAAEATGEEEPVEGSVASDAAVEAVEEQAAAVDAVEPADEGADAPLAASEASPEAVAAVEEQAAPRARRRPRARKDAASEPVSAEADAAPAGTGEADGAAGAEARVQASPVMPTVSEPAVAPKARRPRRKKADDAVGADAAEPAAAEEVPAEPQPKPRRTRRKAEPAPEATPAAEPIAAVLDETLAVNPATDDDAATDAPGDDAATDAGGSPRRGWWQRTFGA; encoded by the coding sequence ATGACCACCCGCATGCTGATCGATGCGCGCCACCGGGAAGAAACCCGCGTGGCGGTCGTAAAAGGTAACCGGATCGAGGAGTTCGACTTCGAATCCGCCGAGCGCAAGCAGCTCAAGGGCAATATCTATCTGGCCAAGGTGACGCGCGTCGAGCCGTCGCTGCAGGCCGCCTTCGTGGATTATGGCGGCAACCGCCACGGCTTCCTCGCCTTCTCCGAAATCCACCCCGATTACTACCAGATCCCCAAGGAGGATCGCGACGCGCTGCTGCGCGAGGAAGCGGAGCACGCCGCCGAGGAAGAGGCGTTGCGCGGCGACGATGACGACGACCACGATCACGACCACGACCACGACCATGAGGATGATCGCGGCGACGAGTATGAGGACGAGGGCGACGGCGCCCCGGCCGACGCCGAGCGCGGCGACGGCGAGGAGGGCGAGGCCGCGCGCCCGCGCCGCTCCAGCGTTGGCGGCGGCGACGACACGGCGGTGGAGGCGCTGCGCAACAAGCGCATGAACCTGCGCCGCCGCTACAAGATCCAGGACGTGATCCGCAGGCGGCAGGTGCTGCTGGTGCAGGTGGTGAAGGAGGAGCGCGGCAACAAGGGCGCGGCGCTCACCACGTATCTGTCGCTGGCCGGCCGCTACTGCGTGCTGATGCCGAACACCAGCCACGGCGGCGGCATCAGCCGCAAGATCTCGAACGCGTCCGATCGCAAGCGGCTGAAGTCGATCATGGCGGAGCTGAACCTGCCGAAGACGATGGGCTGCATCGTCCGCACCGCCGGGCTCCAGCGCAGCAAGAGCGAGATCAAGCGCGACTTCGACTATCTCGCCCGACTGTGGGACACGATCCGCGAGACGACGCTCCAGGCCTCCGCCCCGGCCGAGATCTACGGCGACAGCGACCTCATCAAGCGCGCCATCCGCGACATCTACAACCGCGACATCGACGAGATCCTCGTTGAAGGGGCGGACGGCTTCTACGCGGCGCGCAGCTTCATGAAGCTGCTGATGCCGGGCCACAGCCGCAAGATCACGCCCTATTCGGACGTGGTGCCGCTGTTCCAGCGGTTCGGCGTGGAGGAGCAGCTGTCGGCGATGTACCAGCCGCTGGTGCAGCTGAAATCGGGCGGCTACCTGGTCATCAACCCGACCGAGGCGCTCGTCTCGATCGACATCAACTCCGGCCGGTCCACGCGCGAGCATAATATCGAGCAGACGGCGCTGATGACCAACCTTGAGGCGGCGCACGAGATCGCCCGCCAGCTGCGCCTGCGCGACATGGCCGGGCTGGTCGTGATCGACTTCATCGACATGGAGAATAATTCGAACAACCGGAAGGTGGAGAAGGCGATGAAGGAGGCGCTGCGGAACGACCGCGCGCGCATCCAGGTCGGCCGCATCTCCTCGTTCGGTCTGTTCGAGATGAGCCGCCAGCGCATCCGCACCGGCGTGCTGGAGGCATCGACGCGGCCGTGCCCGCACTGCGACGCGACCGGCCTGGTGCGCACCGCATCCTCGGCCGGCGTATCGGCCTTGCGCATGCTGGAGGACGAGGCGGCGCGCGGTCGCGGCAGCCGGCTGTGCCTGCGCGCGTCCACCGAGGCGGCCTTCTACGTGCTCAACCGCAAGCGCGCCGAACTGGCCGAGATCGAGGACCGCTACGGCGTGCTGATCGAGATCCTGCCCGACGGATCGATCGAGGGTGCGCGCATGTCGGTGGAGAGCGGCGGTCCGCCGCCGGCCTATCCGCCGAAGCTGCCGGCGCCGATCGTCGTCGATCAGGACGATGACGAGGAGCCGATCGAGGACGAGGAGGAGGAGACCTTCGAGTCCGAGAACGAGGAGGAGCCGGAACGCGCCGAGCGCGGCGATCGGCCCGAGCGCGGCGATCGCGAGGAAGGCGACGGCGGCGGGCGCCGCCGCCGCCGTCGCCGCCGTCGTGGCGGGCGCCGCGAGGAGGGCGAGGAGCTGGCCGCCGGCGATGTCGTACCCGGCGAGGGCGAGGAGAGCGAGGCCGAGGCCGCCGAGGACGCCGCCGCGATCGAGGAAGGCCTGATCGAGCCGGTCGAGGCCGAGGCGAGCGACGATCCGGCATCCGAGGAGGATGGCGAGGCCAAGCGCCGCCGGGGCCGTCGCGGCCGTCGCGGTGGCCGCCGCCGCGCGGGCGAGGAGGTCGCCGCCGAGGCGACCGGCGAGGAGGAGCCCGTCGAGGGCAGCGTCGCCAGCGATGCGGCCGTCGAGGCGGTCGAGGAGCAGGCGGCGGCCGTCGACGCGGTCGAGCCGGCCGACGAGGGTGCCGACGCGCCGCTCGCCGCCAGCGAGGCGTCGCCCGAGGCGGTCGCCGCGGTGGAGGAGCAGGCCGCGCCGCGTGCCCGCCGCCGCCCCCGCGCCCGCAAGGACGCGGCGAGCGAGCCCGTGTCGGCCGAGGCGGACGCCGCGCCGGCCGGAACCGGCGAGGCGGACGGCGCCGCCGGTGCGGAGGCGCGGGTGCAGGCATCGCCCGTGATGCCGACCGTGTCGGAGCCGGCGGTCGCGCCGAAGGCTCGCCGCCCGCGCCGCAAGAAGGCCGACGATGCCGTCGGCGCGGACGCGGCCGAACCGGCGGCTGCGGAGGAGGTGCCGGCGGAACCCCAGCCGAAGCCGCGCCGCACCCGCCGCAAGGCGGAGCCCGCGCCCGAGGCGACGCCCGCCGCCGAGCCGATCGCGGCGGTGCTCGACGAGACGCTCGCGGTGAACCCGGCGACGGACGACGATGCCGCCACCGACGCGCCCGGCGACGATGCGGCGACCGATGCCGGCGGGTCGCCCCGCCGCGGCTGGTGGCAGCGCACCTTCGGCGCGTAA